One Halomonas sp. M4R1S46 genomic window carries:
- the rnk gene encoding nucleoside diphosphate kinase regulator translates to MTQRPPLIINRLDAERLQRLIDEASGDRDVAEALEAELLRGEVVDPQEIPEDVVSMNSQVLFTDLARRRRSIRTLVYPRALPETEDGVSVMAPVGAALLGLRVGDVIDWPLPGGEPARLHIEALLWQPERAGQFHR, encoded by the coding sequence ATGACGCAGCGTCCCCCCTTGATCATCAACCGCCTGGATGCCGAGCGCCTGCAGCGCCTGATCGACGAGGCCAGCGGTGACCGCGACGTGGCGGAGGCCCTGGAAGCCGAGCTGCTGCGTGGCGAGGTGGTCGATCCGCAGGAGATTCCCGAGGACGTGGTGAGCATGAACAGCCAGGTACTGTTCACGGACCTGGCGCGCCGGCGACGCAGCATCCGCACCCTGGTCTATCCGCGCGCGCTGCCCGAGACCGAGGATGGCGTCTCGGTGATGGCGCCGGTGGGGGCGGCCCTGCTCGGCCTGCGGGTCGGGGATGTCATCGACTGGCCGCTGCCTGGTGGCGAGCCGGCCCGGTTGCACATCGAGGCGCTCCTCTGGCAGCCCGAGCGGGCCGGGCAGTTTCACCGCTGA
- a CDS encoding major capsid protein, which produces MKRFIAKHARRLALVPAALVSGSALATTTTGIDTTGLVSTIESATGPVSDVGIAVLSVLATVMVFFLIRRVMR; this is translated from the coding sequence ATGAAACGCTTCATCGCCAAGCACGCCCGCCGTCTCGCCCTGGTCCCCGCCGCCCTGGTGTCCGGCTCTGCCCTGGCCACCACCACGACCGGGATCGACACCACCGGCCTGGTCTCCACCATCGAGTCGGCCACCGGCCCCGTCTCCGACGTGGGCATCGCCGTGCTCTCGGTGCTGGCCACCGTGATGGTGTTCTTCCTGATCCGCCGCGTGATGCGCTGA
- a CDS encoding conjugal transfer protein TraX, producing MTTTAITIAAPVNRSIPTWLPIIQGLAITTMAVDHASLWLVSGDIPALLRVTVGRLALPMFCFMIAWHALHTADARRYADRILFIALLAQLPFMALRGEVLGNICVTLAAAAYLVAAVRHRDPAALVLGSVLSLATFQVEYGPLALGLILALLAAIRWPPLWLVPLLGWPLAQYGPSISALSAALGVLGILALVSTHLPPMRLPRWLTRWFYPAHLWGLLVLRALG from the coding sequence ATGACCACCACCGCCATCACCATCGCCGCCCCCGTGAATCGATCCATCCCCACCTGGTTGCCGATCATCCAGGGCCTGGCCATCACCACCATGGCCGTCGATCACGCCAGCCTCTGGCTAGTGAGTGGTGACATACCCGCGCTGCTGCGCGTCACGGTCGGCCGCCTGGCCCTGCCGATGTTCTGCTTCATGATCGCCTGGCACGCCCTGCACACCGCCGACGCCCGCCGCTACGCCGACCGCATCCTGTTCATCGCCCTGCTCGCGCAACTGCCGTTCATGGCCCTACGTGGGGAAGTACTCGGCAATATCTGCGTCACCCTGGCCGCCGCCGCCTACCTGGTCGCCGCCGTCCGGCACCGCGATCCCGCCGCCCTGGTCCTGGGCAGCGTCCTCAGCCTCGCCACGTTCCAGGTCGAATACGGCCCGCTGGCCCTGGGACTGATCCTCGCCTTGCTGGCCGCGATCCGCTGGCCGCCGCTCTGGCTGGTGCCGCTCCTGGGCTGGCCACTGGCCCAATATGGCCCCTCGATCTCGGCGCTATCGGCGGCCTTGGGCGTGCTTGGGATCCTCGCCCTCGTAAGCACTCACCTACCGCCGATGCGCCTGCCCCGCTGGCTCACCCGCTGGTTCTACCCGGCGCACCTGTGGGGGCTTCTGGTCTTGAGGGCGCTGGGATGA
- the tssB gene encoding type VI secretion system contractile sheath small subunit, which yields MAKEGSVAPKERINIKYVPATGDQQAETELPQKLLVVGDFKGGAEETPIEERDAVSVDKNNFQSVMREAGLGLQASVPNRLEEEDGQELSVDLSFQSLADFAPDSVARQVPELRKLVELREALVALKGPLGNVPAFRERLQALIENPEARDQLLSELELLDDAPSPGDA from the coding sequence ATGGCCAAAGAAGGGTCCGTTGCGCCGAAGGAGCGCATCAACATCAAGTACGTGCCTGCCACCGGGGACCAGCAAGCCGAGACCGAGCTGCCGCAGAAGCTGCTGGTGGTCGGCGACTTCAAGGGCGGCGCCGAGGAAACGCCGATCGAGGAGCGCGACGCCGTCTCGGTGGACAAGAACAACTTCCAGTCGGTGATGCGTGAGGCCGGCCTGGGGCTGCAGGCCAGCGTGCCCAACCGCCTGGAGGAAGAGGACGGGCAGGAGCTCTCCGTGGACCTGAGCTTCCAGTCCCTGGCGGATTTCGCCCCCGACAGCGTGGCGCGCCAGGTGCCCGAGCTGCGTAAGCTCGTCGAGTTGCGCGAGGCGCTGGTGGCGCTCAAGGGACCGCTGGGCAATGTGCCGGCCTTTCGCGAGCGCCTGCAGGCCCTGATCGAGAACCCCGAGGCTCGGGATCAGTTGCTGAGCGAGCTCGAGCTGCTCGACGACGCCCCCTCCCCGGGCGACGCCTGA
- a CDS encoding DUF2726 domain-containing protein: protein MEQAMQEITNTAVTFSIYGILFLTVLTILRILLSRTSLGKMLLGGSKREKRDRNYSEELMDRGDAYVARTHLMTPAERDVFKVLEKAYGDKYYIFCQVRVVDLIQPNARKYHPKSKEFMSLFWQLSQWHFDYVLCEKGDFKIFCALELDDKSHEKADRVKRDRIINRACEVAGIVLKRMEIKHKDSKIEVV, encoded by the coding sequence ATGGAACAAGCCATGCAAGAGATTACGAATACTGCCGTGACTTTTTCCATCTATGGGATTCTATTTTTAACAGTTCTCACCATCCTCAGAATTCTATTATCCAGGACTTCTCTTGGTAAGATGTTGCTGGGCGGGAGTAAACGAGAGAAGAGAGACCGGAACTACTCAGAGGAGTTGATGGATCGAGGCGACGCTTACGTTGCCCGTACCCACCTAATGACCCCCGCCGAGCGTGACGTTTTCAAAGTGCTCGAAAAAGCTTATGGCGATAAATACTACATATTTTGTCAGGTTCGTGTGGTTGATCTGATTCAGCCAAATGCTAGAAAGTATCATCCCAAAAGCAAAGAGTTTATGTCTCTTTTTTGGCAGCTTTCGCAATGGCACTTTGACTATGTTTTGTGTGAAAAAGGCGACTTCAAGATATTTTGTGCTTTAGAGCTTGATGATAAAAGTCATGAAAAGGCTGACAGGGTTAAAAGGGATAGGATTATCAATCGGGCTTGTGAAGTGGCTGGAATTGTTCTTAAAAGGATGGAGATAAAACATAAAGACAGTAAAATAGAGGTTGTTTAG
- a CDS encoding LysE family translocator translates to MPFSLWMSLAAVCAMGAMSPGPSLALVLRHTLGGGRLPGVAAALSHALGVGLYALLTVWGLGALIVRFPLLFQAITWGGAAYLAWLGIKALRAGRAGALRAEAMATSGSQAAREGMLVALGNPKLILFFIALLSQFVTPDMSLAARAIIVLTAMIIDGGWYVLVAVSLSHSRVLPWLQARAHWINRATGVLLLALALRVVAGPIG, encoded by the coding sequence ATGCCGTTTTCGCTGTGGATGTCGCTGGCCGCGGTCTGCGCCATGGGGGCCATGTCGCCGGGGCCGAGCCTGGCCCTGGTGCTGCGCCACACCCTGGGCGGCGGGCGCCTGCCCGGGGTGGCGGCGGCGCTGTCCCATGCCCTGGGCGTCGGGCTCTATGCCTTGCTGACCGTCTGGGGGCTGGGGGCGCTGATCGTGCGCTTTCCCCTGCTGTTCCAGGCCATCACCTGGGGCGGGGCGGCCTACCTGGCCTGGCTGGGGATCAAGGCGCTGCGTGCCGGCCGCGCCGGGGCGCTCCGCGCCGAGGCCATGGCCACCTCGGGGAGCCAGGCCGCCCGGGAGGGCATGCTGGTGGCGCTGGGCAATCCCAAGCTGATCCTGTTCTTCATCGCCCTGCTCAGCCAGTTCGTGACGCCGGACATGAGCCTGGCGGCCCGGGCGATCATCGTGCTCACGGCGATGATCATCGATGGTGGCTGGTACGTGCTGGTGGCGGTCAGCCTCTCCCATTCCCGGGTCCTGCCCTGGCTGCAGGCGCGTGCCCACTGGATCAACCGGGCCACCGGCGTGCTGCTGCTGGCGCTGGCGCTGAGAGTGGTCGCCGGCCCCATCGGCTGA
- a CDS encoding helix-turn-helix domain-containing protein, producing the protein MSSEKSFSEKLKEIRDVNGLGRKAFSDETGIPIRTIEGIEQRGTIPRTDIAQKICKRWPEYSLWLMTDQVNEEAGQISPEIEKARKTLKQTGTDTD; encoded by the coding sequence ATGTCAAGCGAAAAGAGCTTTTCTGAAAAGCTCAAAGAAATCAGAGATGTAAATGGTCTAGGACGGAAAGCCTTCTCTGACGAGACGGGCATTCCCATCAGGACCATCGAAGGGATCGAGCAACGGGGCACGATCCCTCGGACAGACATTGCCCAGAAAATCTGTAAGCGTTGGCCGGAGTACTCTCTCTGGCTGATGACAGACCAGGTGAACGAGGAAGCGGGGCAGATCAGCCCGGAGATCGAGAAGGCACGGAAGACGCTCAAGCAGACAGGGACGGATACCGACTAG
- a CDS encoding exopolysaccharide biosynthesis protein encodes MTDDTQQAPPQAGPRNLTTLIALVQQAGRRREDVSLEAILDAVGRRSFAPFLLIAGLVTLAPLLGDIPGVPTLMAGLVVLVAAQLLLGRRHIWLPRGLLRRRVSRERFVRVTNWMVRPACWVDRLLRARLVWLARPPAHLPVALTCLLIGLAMPPMELVPFSANGAGLALTLFGLALLAEDGLMALLAYLLTGGTLTLVVIGLA; translated from the coding sequence ATGACCGATGACACCCAGCAAGCGCCGCCCCAGGCCGGCCCACGCAACCTCACGACGCTGATCGCCCTGGTGCAGCAGGCGGGGCGACGACGGGAGGACGTGAGCCTGGAAGCGATCCTCGATGCGGTGGGGCGGCGCAGCTTCGCGCCCTTCCTGCTGATCGCCGGACTGGTCACCCTGGCCCCGCTGCTCGGCGACATCCCCGGGGTGCCCACCCTGATGGCCGGCCTGGTGGTGCTGGTGGCCGCCCAGTTGCTGCTCGGCCGGAGGCATATCTGGCTGCCGCGCGGCCTGTTGCGGCGACGGGTGTCCCGCGAGCGCTTCGTGCGGGTCACGAACTGGATGGTGCGCCCCGCGTGCTGGGTCGACCGCCTCCTGCGAGCGCGCTTGGTCTGGCTCGCCCGCCCCCCGGCCCACCTCCCGGTGGCCCTGACCTGCCTGCTGATCGGCCTGGCGATGCCGCCGATGGAGCTGGTGCCCTTTTCCGCCAACGGGGCCGGCCTGGCGCTGACGCTCTTCGGCCTGGCCCTGCTCGCCGAGGACGGGCTGATGGCGCTGTTGGCCTACCTGCTGACCGGCGGCACCCTGACCCTGGTGGTCATCGGCCTCGCCTGA
- a CDS encoding EAL domain-containing protein: MNESSPHALAVLLEDDPDAAAALAVQLRVLGVETRYCRHSHHLVGEVLAKAPQLVVMGLAFGEHDGIAMLRRLAECRYRGRVLLLSGVERKVARIAERLGEALGLNMLPSLDKPMRLGELRECLEGLEGEASPGPPEIRPPFFHQEELELAFARQELILHYQPQFDLATRRLSGVEALVRWNHPEAGLLVPGDFLPLLTPAQSRLLTRRVLQLAMADAARWREDGLNLSLSMNVTPDDLMCQELVSLVRKGWHSAGGAPLVLEITETASMEDELLSSEVAARLHLTGLEVSVDDFGVGFSSLARLQLLPISELKVDRSFVSRLHEDLQDAAIVEAVALLGRRLGIRVVAEGVEDLASLAALERYGCTHVQGFGLARPMPSEGIMALARGASPLERASGRSSADSACK; this comes from the coding sequence ATGAATGAGTCCTCCCCTCATGCCCTGGCGGTATTGCTCGAGGACGATCCGGATGCCGCCGCCGCCCTGGCGGTCCAGTTGCGGGTGCTGGGGGTGGAGACGCGCTACTGCCGGCATTCCCACCACCTGGTCGGCGAGGTGCTGGCCAAGGCGCCACAGCTCGTCGTCATGGGACTGGCGTTCGGCGAGCACGACGGCATTGCGATGCTGCGCCGGCTCGCCGAGTGCCGCTATAGGGGACGGGTCCTGCTGCTCAGCGGCGTCGAGCGCAAGGTGGCGCGCATCGCCGAGCGGCTGGGCGAGGCCCTGGGGCTCAACATGCTGCCCTCCCTGGACAAGCCCATGCGGCTCGGCGAGTTGCGCGAATGCCTGGAGGGCCTGGAGGGGGAGGCGAGCCCCGGGCCGCCCGAGATCCGGCCGCCGTTCTTCCACCAGGAGGAGCTGGAACTGGCCTTTGCCCGCCAGGAGCTGATCCTCCACTACCAGCCCCAGTTCGACCTGGCGACCCGACGGCTGTCCGGCGTCGAGGCCCTGGTGCGCTGGAACCATCCCGAGGCGGGCCTGCTGGTGCCCGGCGACTTCCTGCCGCTGCTGACCCCGGCCCAGAGCCGCTTGCTGACCCGTCGCGTGCTGCAGCTGGCCATGGCCGATGCCGCCCGCTGGCGCGAGGACGGTCTCAACCTGTCGCTGTCGATGAACGTCACCCCCGATGACCTGATGTGCCAGGAACTGGTCTCCCTGGTCCGCAAGGGCTGGCATTCGGCCGGCGGGGCGCCGCTGGTGCTGGAGATCACCGAGACCGCCTCCATGGAGGACGAACTGCTCAGCAGCGAGGTGGCGGCCCGCCTGCACCTCACCGGGCTGGAGGTCTCGGTGGACGACTTCGGCGTGGGGTTCTCGTCCCTGGCGCGCCTGCAGCTGCTGCCGATCAGCGAGCTCAAGGTCGACCGTAGCTTCGTCAGTCGCCTCCACGAGGACCTGCAGGATGCCGCCATCGTCGAGGCCGTGGCGCTGCTCGGGCGGCGACTGGGCATCCGGGTGGTCGCCGAGGGCGTCGAGGACCTGGCCAGCCTGGCGGCCCTGGAGCGCTACGGCTGCACCCACGTACAGGGGTTCGGCCTGGCCCGGCCGATGCCGAGCGAGGGCATCATGGCCCTGGCCCGCGGTGCATCGCCCCTGGAGCGGGCATCGGGGCGTAGTTCCGCTGACAGCGCATGTAAGTGA
- a CDS encoding glycosyltransferase family 9 protein translates to MAASAKFFQQLLRHPRRTLRLRYSQWRYDYTPESRVPDTLHTAVLFVPKRIGDGMAVFPVIRALQARGVSRLVIVASSYNEIVFRRLADESVEVVTLADAKDLRAMRGVARELRARHGRVDLCVEGTIRDNPITRCFVGTLRARCNLKLGASPMRCYASLRGEAQAMLDRGEARPHCWADLMREAGIAEVRGAYEFPIAADDEERVRRSVAPLRPYVALNLDGSHPARQLSLEQGRRLCELLRDIPGLPVVMVFGPGGEDKARRLAADMPDVHCLPLAVSLPHSVAIVKHAALVVTPDTAVLHMASAWNRPTLGLYARPQRRWRPLAEHSAMIETGGHLADLDMQEVARALAALPVDEGRG, encoded by the coding sequence ATGGCCGCTTCCGCCAAATTCTTCCAGCAGCTCCTGCGCCATCCCCGCCGGACCCTTCGCCTGCGCTACAGCCAATGGCGCTACGACTACACCCCGGAGTCGCGGGTGCCCGACACCCTGCACACGGCGGTGCTGTTCGTGCCCAAGCGGATCGGGGACGGCATGGCCGTGTTCCCGGTCATCCGGGCGCTGCAGGCCCGCGGGGTGTCCCGCCTGGTCATCGTCGCCTCGAGCTACAACGAGATCGTCTTCCGGCGGCTCGCGGACGAGAGTGTCGAGGTGGTGACCCTCGCCGACGCCAAGGACCTGCGGGCGATGCGTGGCGTGGCCCGCGAGCTTCGCGCCCGCCATGGCCGCGTCGATCTCTGCGTGGAAGGCACCATCCGCGATAACCCGATCACCCGGTGCTTCGTCGGCACCCTGCGGGCACGCTGCAACCTGAAGCTGGGGGCCTCACCGATGCGCTGCTACGCGTCGCTGCGTGGCGAGGCCCAGGCGATGCTGGATCGTGGCGAGGCTCGTCCGCACTGCTGGGCCGACCTGATGCGGGAGGCCGGCATCGCCGAGGTGCGGGGAGCCTATGAGTTTCCGATCGCCGCCGACGACGAGGAACGGGTCCGGCGGAGCGTGGCACCGCTGCGCCCCTATGTCGCCCTCAACCTGGATGGCAGTCATCCGGCGCGCCAGCTGTCCCTCGAGCAGGGGCGGCGGCTTTGCGAACTGCTGCGCGACATCCCGGGCCTGCCCGTGGTGATGGTCTTCGGCCCCGGCGGCGAGGACAAGGCGCGCCGGCTGGCGGCCGACATGCCCGATGTGCACTGCCTGCCGCTGGCGGTGAGCCTGCCGCACAGCGTGGCCATCGTGAAGCATGCCGCCCTGGTGGTGACCCCCGATACGGCGGTGCTGCACATGGCGAGCGCCTGGAATCGGCCGACCCTCGGGCTCTACGCCCGCCCCCAGCGGCGCTGGCGGCCGCTGGCCGAGCACAGCGCCATGATCGAGACCGGCGGCCACCTCGCCGATCTCGACATGCAGGAAGTGGCCCGGGCCCTGGCCGCGTTGCCCGTGGACGAGGGGCGGGGCTGA
- a CDS encoding DNA-binding protein, with amino-acid sequence MEEPQAPQVPAHVPLMTIERFAELSGLEQGVVYGQIRNGHLPALKVGKYRMVNIALLQAQCLTQEDWS; translated from the coding sequence ATGGAAGAACCACAAGCGCCCCAGGTCCCGGCCCATGTGCCCCTGATGACCATCGAGCGTTTCGCCGAGCTCTCCGGCCTCGAACAAGGGGTCGTCTACGGCCAGATTCGCAACGGTCACCTGCCCGCCTTGAAGGTCGGCAAATACCGCATGGTCAATATCGCCCTGCTCCAGGCGCAGTGCCTCACCCAGGAGGACTGGTCATGA
- a CDS encoding zonular occludens toxin domain-containing protein produces the protein MSIHLITAVPGAGKTLRAIWMTLKLMDEHPERPVFSNINGWTRAAPIPEEWMDCPDGAIIVLDECQQRWRRYRNTGTPPAEIAELETHRHRGIDFILTCQNPSQVTSDVRALVEVHEHLMRRGKMGGALVYRFEGICHTSPMTHKGDADCEVSIWKHPKAVFAEYKSASIHTGKRRLPRILIIAPFVFLGSAACVVYAANSVSGFLGGESDAAADTSPSPTATVAPSAPAPAATVTAHAGSIFKDSCQLYDRDAKPIRTTRPECFNAMELGLPHEVEVLTL, from the coding sequence ATGTCGATTCACCTGATCACCGCCGTCCCCGGCGCCGGCAAGACGCTGCGCGCCATCTGGATGACCCTCAAGCTGATGGACGAGCACCCCGAACGCCCGGTGTTCTCCAACATCAACGGCTGGACCCGCGCCGCGCCGATCCCCGAGGAATGGATGGACTGCCCCGACGGCGCCATCATCGTCCTCGACGAGTGCCAGCAGCGATGGCGCCGCTACCGCAACACCGGCACGCCCCCTGCCGAGATCGCCGAGCTGGAAACCCACCGCCACCGCGGCATCGACTTCATCCTCACCTGCCAGAACCCCTCCCAGGTCACCAGCGACGTGCGCGCCCTGGTCGAGGTCCACGAGCACCTGATGCGCCGGGGCAAGATGGGCGGCGCCCTGGTCTACCGCTTCGAGGGCATCTGTCACACCAGCCCCATGACCCACAAGGGCGACGCCGACTGTGAGGTGTCGATCTGGAAGCACCCCAAGGCCGTGTTCGCCGAATACAAATCGGCGTCGATCCACACCGGCAAGCGCCGCCTGCCGCGCATCCTGATCATCGCCCCCTTCGTCTTCCTCGGCTCGGCGGCCTGTGTGGTCTATGCCGCCAACTCGGTATCGGGGTTCCTGGGCGGCGAATCCGACGCCGCCGCCGACACCTCCCCGAGCCCAACAGCGACCGTCGCCCCCAGCGCCCCTGCACCAGCGGCGACGGTCACCGCCCACGCCGGCTCGATCTTCAAGGACAGCTGTCAGCTCTACGACCGGGACGCCAAGCCCATCCGCACCACCCGGCCCGAGTGCTTCAACGCCATGGAGCTGGGCCTGCCCCACGAGGTGGAGGTGCTGACGCTATGA
- a CDS encoding virulence factor TspB C-terminal domain-related protein, which produces MTHARTLPRYVGIAGLVAGLLAPVSSLAAPAAEIRGVQAVGSTASSITTQVSAAYRFSANDPKYYQQLRVAVSRETLRRGALAALTAGRLLPGLGIAITAAGFIWSQQDGLYDPALSEPDQEFEYGATYDDFSAIPGCSGAPEGTFCRAEDYAGFAHLGKSSIYGYNESRVIALGHCTTAPCEPDENGYWPTYYVSKTVHQNEYAPGDYAETIEGEVTPVPDDALPQLDPHLPGSIIGDFWAEDPAALPEPWADAISVLPFSNIDAAGQTAPEAHQAVSRWAENMTAKMNAEPLPNPETDAEGNTAAEQQLEEWDKPIPPFAEVTPEWQVETIDSLPDYNIGLGSGSCPGPTAIALPAPFGGSLSLDWQPLCDFASMIRGAVIAVCMILSLYIVLRST; this is translated from the coding sequence ATGACCCATGCTCGAACTCTCCCCCGGTATGTTGGTATTGCTGGCCTTGTTGCCGGCCTTCTGGCTCCTGTTTCATCACTAGCCGCGCCCGCCGCCGAGATCCGTGGCGTCCAGGCCGTAGGTTCCACCGCCTCCAGCATCACCACCCAGGTCTCGGCGGCCTATCGCTTCTCGGCCAACGATCCCAAGTACTACCAGCAGCTCCGCGTGGCCGTGTCCCGGGAAACCCTGCGCCGGGGTGCCCTGGCCGCCCTGACCGCCGGGCGCCTGCTGCCGGGGCTGGGCATCGCCATCACCGCCGCCGGCTTCATCTGGTCCCAGCAGGACGGCCTCTACGACCCGGCCCTCTCCGAGCCGGATCAGGAATTCGAGTACGGCGCCACCTACGACGACTTCTCCGCAATCCCCGGCTGTAGTGGGGCACCTGAGGGCACCTTTTGTCGCGCCGAGGATTACGCCGGCTTCGCGCACCTCGGCAAGTCATCGATCTATGGGTACAACGAATCCCGCGTGATCGCTTTGGGGCACTGCACGACCGCCCCCTGTGAGCCGGACGAAAACGGCTATTGGCCCACCTATTACGTGTCGAAGACGGTTCACCAGAACGAATATGCCCCCGGCGACTATGCCGAAACCATCGAGGGCGAGGTCACCCCGGTCCCGGACGATGCCCTCCCTCAGCTGGACCCGCACCTGCCCGGCTCCATCATCGGCGACTTTTGGGCGGAAGATCCCGCCGCGCTGCCCGAACCCTGGGCCGATGCCATCTCGGTGCTGCCCTTCTCCAATATCGACGCCGCCGGCCAGACCGCGCCCGAGGCCCACCAGGCCGTGTCCCGCTGGGCCGAGAACATGACCGCCAAGATGAATGCCGAGCCTCTGCCGAACCCGGAAACCGACGCCGAGGGCAACACCGCCGCGGAGCAGCAGCTCGAGGAGTGGGACAAGCCGATCCCGCCCTTCGCCGAGGTCACCCCCGAGTGGCAGGTGGAAACCATCGACTCCCTGCCCGACTACAACATCGGCCTGGGGTCCGGTAGCTGCCCGGGGCCGACCGCCATTGCGCTCCCCGCGCCGTTCGGCGGCTCGCTCAGCCTGGACTGGCAACCGCTGTGTGACTTCGCCTCGATGATCCGCGGGGCGGTGATCGCCGTCTGCATGATCCTCTCGCTCTACATCGTCCTGAGGAGTACCTGA
- a CDS encoding tyrosine-type recombinase/integrase: MIRKVKTGWQVDIMPMGREGRRVRKTFKTQAEAKRFESYVRGKAASGEPYAPKKRDRRRLKDLVQLWYDYHGISLKDGKRRYTQMQALADMMGNPIAATITPTDAVKFRKQRLADGIHPNTANHDQAHLRAVFNRLARLGEWEGSNPFAQVQPLHLDEPELTYLTEDEISRLFQALEESSNPDVLLITRLCLATGARWSEAQTLRAEMVRDGRVTYTGTKNRRNRTIPLPEDLFRALVEHGPRIGRLFRTHAYEPFSAAIIEAGIQLPRGQRTHVLRHTFASHFMMNGGDVLTLQKILGHQTITMTMRYAHLSPDHLADAIKFAPKIPALRCTKKTATGEWPQN; this comes from the coding sequence ATGATCAGGAAGGTCAAAACCGGCTGGCAGGTCGATATCATGCCCATGGGGCGTGAAGGCCGGCGAGTGCGCAAGACCTTCAAGACCCAGGCCGAGGCCAAGCGCTTCGAGTCTTACGTGCGTGGCAAGGCAGCATCCGGTGAGCCCTACGCCCCCAAGAAGCGGGACCGTCGCCGCCTCAAGGATCTGGTGCAGCTGTGGTACGACTACCACGGGATCTCACTCAAGGACGGCAAGCGCCGCTATACCCAGATGCAGGCCCTGGCCGACATGATGGGCAACCCGATCGCCGCCACGATCACGCCCACGGACGCCGTGAAATTCCGCAAACAGCGCCTCGCCGACGGCATCCACCCAAACACCGCCAATCATGACCAGGCCCACCTTCGCGCCGTCTTCAACCGCCTGGCACGCCTTGGCGAGTGGGAAGGGTCCAACCCGTTCGCCCAGGTCCAGCCCCTGCACCTGGATGAACCCGAACTGACCTACCTCACCGAGGACGAGATCTCGCGGCTGTTCCAGGCCCTCGAGGAGTCATCGAATCCCGACGTGCTGCTGATCACTCGCCTGTGCCTGGCCACCGGCGCCCGGTGGAGTGAAGCCCAGACCCTGCGGGCCGAGATGGTGCGCGATGGTCGAGTGACCTACACCGGCACCAAGAACCGCCGCAATCGCACCATCCCGCTTCCTGAGGATCTGTTTCGGGCCCTGGTCGAGCATGGCCCCAGGATCGGCCGCCTGTTCCGCACACACGCCTATGAGCCATTCTCGGCGGCCATCATCGAGGCGGGGATTCAGCTACCCCGAGGCCAACGCACCCACGTCCTGCGGCACACCTTCGCCAGCCACTTCATGATGAACGGCGGTGACGTGCTGACCCTCCAGAAGATCCTGGGCCACCAGACCATCACCATGACGATGCGCTATGCCCACCTCTCCCCAGATCACCTGGCCGACGCCATCAAGTTCGCCCCCAAGATCCCGGCCCTGCGCTGCACAAAAAAAACGGCCACTGGTGAGTGGCCGCAAAATTAG
- a CDS encoding DUF1206 domain-containing protein — translation MPESGTRLRRGVVLAAGAGYAAKGVVYLLVGGLAFLAATGLGGDNVGTREALYGLASEPFGDLMLGGLGAGLAAYAAWRLLQALLDTENVGRGPKGLVTRLGFLISSLIHGSLGLYCIDLLRDAAGTSGQDTASDRTALVMSHQGGLYAIFAIGLVFIAIGVRQLWRAIRRTYIRNWYRQDLGPLQRRLADVITRWGLSARGLVFQVIGLFLCLSAWQADPSEAQGLGGALNVLAAQPFGPWLLGAVALGLASYGLYCLINAAIRDTSID, via the coding sequence ATGCCAGAATCCGGTACTCGACTCAGGCGGGGCGTGGTTCTCGCGGCCGGGGCGGGCTACGCCGCCAAGGGCGTCGTCTATCTGCTGGTGGGCGGCCTGGCCTTCCTGGCGGCGACCGGCCTGGGGGGCGACAACGTCGGGACCCGGGAAGCCCTCTACGGCCTGGCCAGCGAGCCCTTCGGCGACCTGATGCTCGGTGGCCTGGGGGCCGGGCTCGCCGCCTATGCCGCCTGGCGCCTCCTCCAGGCACTGCTGGATACCGAGAACGTCGGTCGCGGCCCCAAGGGCCTCGTCACGCGCCTTGGGTTCCTGATCAGCAGCCTCATTCATGGCAGCCTCGGGCTCTACTGCATCGACCTGCTGCGCGACGCCGCCGGCACCTCGGGACAGGACACGGCCAGCGACCGCACCGCCCTGGTGATGAGCCACCAGGGCGGGCTCTACGCGATCTTCGCCATCGGCCTGGTGTTCATCGCCATCGGCGTGCGGCAGCTGTGGCGGGCCATCCGGCGCACCTACATCAGGAACTGGTACCGCCAGGACCTGGGGCCGCTGCAACGCCGGCTGGCAGACGTCATCACCCGCTGGGGTCTCTCGGCCCGCGGCCTGGTGTTCCAGGTGATCGGCCTGTTCCTGTGCCTTTCAGCCTGGCAGGCCGACCCCAGCGAGGCCCAAGGCCTCGGGGGCGCGCTAAACGTGCTGGCCGCCCAGCCCTTCGGCCCCTGGCTGCTCGGCGCGGTGGCCCTCGGCCTGGCGAGCTACGGCCTCTACTGCCTGATCAATGCCGCCATTCGGGACACCAGCATCGATTGA